A window of the Falco rusticolus isolate bFalRus1 chromosome 1, bFalRus1.pri, whole genome shotgun sequence genome harbors these coding sequences:
- the CLDN5 gene encoding claudin-5 → MTSAALEILGLGLGILGWVGVILACGLPMWQVSAFIDVNIVVAQTIWEGLWMNCVVQSTGQMQCKVYDSILALRPEVQAGRALTVVVALLGLVALMVTVVGAQCTNCIRPGKMKSRVVIAGGAIYILCGVLVLIPLCWFANIVISDFYDPTVPSSQKREMGAALYIGWAATALLLFGGCLICCCSCSQRDETSFPVKYSAPRRPTSNGEYDKKNYV, encoded by the coding sequence aTGACCTCGGCGGCGCTGGAGATTTTGGGGCTGGGCCTGGGCATCCTGGGCTGGGTGGGGGTGATTCTGGCCTGCGGGCTGCCCATGTGGCAGGTGTCAGCCTTCATCGACGTGAACATCGTGGTGGCGCAGACCAtctgggaagggctgtggatGAACTGCGTGGTGCAGAGCACGGGGCAGATGCAGTGCAAGGTGTACGACTCCATCCTAGCGCTGCGGCCCGAGGTGCAGGCAGGCCGGGCACTCACCGTCGTtgtggcactgctggggctggtggcactgATGGTGACCGTGGTGGGCGCGCAGTGCACCAACTGCATCCGACCCGGCAAGATGAAGTCCCGCGTCGTGATCGCTGGTGGGGCCATCTACATTCTCTGCGGGGTCCTGGTCCTCATCCCACTCTGCTGGTTCGCCAACATCGTCATCAGCGACTTCTATGACCCCACCGTGCCATCCTCCCAGAAGCGAGAGATGGGGGCTGCGCTCTACATCGGCTGGGCAGCCACGGCCCTGCTGCTCTTCGGGGGCTGcctcatctgctgctgctcctgctcccagcgCGACGAGACCTCCTTCCCCGTCAAGTACTCGGCGCCGCGGCGGCCCACCTCCAACGGCGAGTACGACAAGAAGAACTACGTCTGA